TCATTGTAATAAAGGAGTTTATATAGATGGATTATTTAATTAAAGCAACAGCTTTTCAAGGAACAGTAAGAGCGTATGCTATTCAATCAACAGAAACTGTAGAAGAAGCAAGAAAACGCCACGACACATGGGCGACTGCATCTGCTGCCCTTGGTAGGACAATTACAATTTCTACAATGATGGGAGCGATGTTAAAGGGAGAAGACAAGTTGACTGTAAAGGTTGAAGGTGACGGACCTGTAGGACCTATCGTTGTCGATTCTAATTCAAAGGGAGAGGTTCGAGGATATATTACGAATCCCCATGTTGATTTTGATTTAAATAACAAAGGTAAATTGGATGTAGCACGTGCAGTTGGTACGTCAGGAAATATAAGTGTTGTAAAAGATCTTGGTTTAAAGGACTTTTTTACTGGCCAAGTGCCGATTGTTTCAGGCGAAATCGGAGAAGATTTCACCTATTATTTTGCTAACTCTGAACAAGTTCCATCTGCGGTAGGAGCAGGGGTATTGGTTAATCCGGATCACTCTATTTTAGCTGCGGGCGGTTTTATTATTCAAGTAATGCCAGGGGCAACTGATGAAACAATTGGTGGTATAGAAACAAAAATTTCAACAATTGATCCGATCTCAACGTTAATTCGACAAGGAAGAACGCCAGAAGAAATTTTAGCTCTTATATTAGGGGAAGAGAACATGAAGACACATGAAAGAATGTCTGTCCAATTTACATGTTCTTGTTCGGTAGATCGAATTAAAAATGCGATAAAAAGTTTAGGAAATCAGGAAATTGACCAGATGATAGAAGAAGACGGTGGAGCAGAGGCTGTTTGTCATTTTTGCAATGAGCAGTACCAATTAGATGTGGATGATTTAAACGCATTAAAACAAGTATAAGGAGAAAACACATGACACGTAAGTTACTATTGGGGATGATTGTTCTGCTTTTGGTTACTAATATTGTAACAATTGCTATCTGGATGATTGATCGAAATGATAATGAAGACGAAGAATTTACTGTTGATTTTGATCAAAATGAACCAGTTGCTACAATTGGTCAAGATGAGATTACCTATGGAGAGTGGATCAATCATTTAGAGAAGGCCTACGGTCGGGAGGCCTTGGAAGAGGAAATAAATGAAAAGGTAATTAGACAATTGGCAGAGGAAAAAAACATCTCGATAAACGAAGAGGTAGTTGAGCTTGAATTATCACTATTATTCACGATGGAAGGTATACTGTCCGAAGCAGAAGTAGAAGAAAAAGAAGAGGAATGGTCAGAGAGTATTAGAAATAGACTATACTTGGAAGAACTAATAACAGAAGATATGGAAATAACAGATCAAGAATTACAAACCTATTACGACCAATATCGTGATCAATACCAATTTTCTCAAACTATACAGTTATCACACATTGTAGTTTCAGATCAAACCACAGCGAACAAAGTAATCGATGAATTGGATGCTGGAGCTTCATTTACTTCGTTAGCGCGTGAGTATACGGTGGATGAAGAGACGCGTAATGACGGTGGTTATTTAGGCTACTATACGGAAACGAGTAGTTTTTTACCTAGTGCTTATTATGACCAAGCGATGTCCATGCAAGAGCATACGTATAGTGAACCATTTATAGTCGATGGTGGGGTTGCAATCCTATACTTACATCGAGAACTAGCAGAAATAGATTTAAGTTATGACGCGCTGAAGGATCATCTTCGAAGAGAAGTAGCATTAGAAAAAATGGAAGTGTCCCCTTCAGCGGCAAGTTTATGGAATGAGTTAGAAATTGAATGGATTTATGAGTAAAAAATTTTCTGTTTATTCTTGTAAATAAGTTGACAAAGCTAAGTGATGTGGCGTACAGTGTAATTAAACGAATAAGAATACTCGGGATTAGGAGTGATAAAATGAAAATAGCACAATCAATTAGTGAATTAATCGGTAACACACCAATTGTTAAATTAAATCGTACTGGTAATCAAGGGGATGCAGAGATTTATGTGAAGCTAGAATTCATGAATCCTGGTAGCTCTGTAAAAGATCGTATTGCATTAGCGATGATCGAAGCGGCTGAAGAAAGTGGAGAGTTAACACCGGATAAGACAATTGTTGAACCAACAAGTGGTAATACAGGAATTGGGTTAGCAATGGTCGCGGCAATTAAGGGCTATAAAGCAATACTTGTTATGCCGGATACAATGAGCATGGAACGTCGTAATTTATTACGTGCATATGGTGCTGAACTAGTTCTAACACCAGGTGCAGACGGTATGAAAGGTGCCATTAAGAAGGCTGAGGAATTACAAGAAGTAAATGGTTACTTTATGCCACAGCAATTTAATAATGCAGCGAATCCTGCTGTACATGAACGCACAACAGGTAAAGAAATTGTTGAACAAATGGGTGATCAACTAGACGCATTTATCTCTGGTATTGGTACTGGTGGTACGATTACAGGTGCAGGTAAAGTGTTGAAAGAAAAGTATAAAGATATCAGCATAGTAGCTGTAGAACCTGAAGGCTCTGCAATTCTATCGGGAGGTACACCAGGTCCTCATAAAATTCAGGGAATCGGTGCTGGATTTGTTCCAGAAGTGCTAAATACAGAAGTATATGATGAAATTGTTACAGTTAGTAATGAAGATGCTTATGCAACTGCAAGAGAAGTGGCGCGTACAGAAGGATTGTTAGGTGGTGTTTCTTCAGGTGCAGCTATCCATGCAGCAAAACAAGTGGCGAAGAAGTTAGGTAAAGGGAAAAAGGTATTGGCTGTTATTCCGAGTAATGGAGAACGCTATTTATCTACACCGCTTTATCAATTTGATGAAGAATAAGCATTTGTTAGCATTGTGATATAAAAAGGTGGCCCCATTTCAATGGAGGCTACTTTTTTTATGAGCAAACTTATATTTGATTGTAACAATTAGATGCAATTTACTAGTAGATTAAAAGTTATAAATAATTTACAATTGCATGTGTAACGGCTGATTGTTTTGTTTGTTTGATGTACAATAGATGTAAAAATAGGGGCGATCAAGTTGTATCGAAATATCAAAACAAGGCATGGTAATATTAACTTAGATAAAAAGACAGTAGTAATGGGAATCCTTAATGTGACACCTGACTCTTTCTCTGATGGAGGCAAGCACGATCAACGTGATCGTGCGGTTCAACATGCTATTGCGATGGAACGTGCGGGAGCGGATATTATAGATATAGGTGGAGAGTCTACAAGACCTGGTCACGAACCGGTTTCTGAAGAAGAGGAGATAGCGCGTGTTATTCCTATTATAAAAAAAATAAGAGAACAAGTATCTGTGCCAATTTCAATTGATACGTTCAAAGCGGAAACGGCAAAACAAGCGATTTCTGCAGGGGCAGACATTATCAATGATATATGGGGTGCGAAAAGGGAGCCTGAAATAGCTGAGGTTGCTGCTACACATAAAGTTCCGATTATTTTAATGCATAATCGTGCAGATCACGTGTATACATCTTTAATTGAAAATGTATTAGATGATCTTAGAGAAAGTATAAATATAGCCTTGAATAAAGGTGTGTTACAAGAACAAATAATCTTGGATCCTGGTATAGGTTTTGCTAAAAATGCCGTTCAAAATATGGAAGTTATAAGACATCTGGAGCAATTGTTAACACTAGATTATCCGTTACTATTAGGAACATCACGAAAATCAATAATCGGAAAAACATTAGATTTACCTACTGATCAAAGAGATGTGGGAACGGGTGCAACTACATGCTTTGGTATAACAAAAGGTGTTGATATTGTCCGTGTGCATAATGTTGAAATGACTGTTCAACTGACAAAAATGATGGATGCGATGATCGGAAAAGGTGGTAAAGTAGATGGATAAAATTTATTTACATAAGTTAGCGTTTTATGGATATCATGGTGTATTTGCAGAAGAGAATAAATTAGGCCAACGGTATTATGTTGATCTTGAGTTAGAAATTGATCTGCAAAAAGCGGGGAAGTCTGATCAAATAGAGGACTCAATTGATTATGGACATGTTTATCAAATTACGAAAGAAATTGTTGAAGGGAAGGCATATCGGCTTGTTGAAGCTGTTGCTGAAAATATTTCGGAAAGATTATTGCAGACATTTGATCAATTAGCTGCATGCCGTGTGAAAGTGGATAAACCAGATCCACCAATTCCAGGCCATTATCAAGCGGTAGCTGTGGAAATATATCGGGAACAAACAAAATGAAAGTAGCTTATATCGCGTTAGGATCAAATATAGAGCCGAGATATTCTTATCTAAAAAAAGCAATAAAAGAGTTGGAACAAATTGCGAAAGTCGTAGTTTTAAATAAGTCAGATGTTTATGAAACAGTACCTGTTGGATATACAGATCAAGCAAATTTCTTGAATATGGTTATTGAAATTGAGACGAGCCTATCCGCTTTTAACTTACTTGATTCATGCCAAGCTGTTGAAGGAAAGCTTGGTCGTAATAGAGATATAAGGTGGGGGCCCCGAACAATAGACCTTGACATTTTATTGTATAATAAAGAAAATATGAAGACGGATAAATTAATTATTCCACATCCCAGAATGCACGAACGTGCTTTTGTATTAGTGCCGTTACAGGATGTGAATCCTAATATTCATATCCAATCTATAAATAAAGATGTCTCACGTATTTTAAACGACTTACCAACAGAAGAGAAAAGAGGCGTAATCAAATGGATTCCATGCACTGGGGAAGAAGAATAAAGGCATTTCGTAAATTAAAAGGGTATACACAAATTCAATTTGCAAAAAAAGTTGGGGTTTCTGTATCTGTCATGGGAGAAATTGAACGAGGGATGCGAAATCCTCCACATGATTTTTTGGTTAAGGCAACACAAATTTTAGAAATATCATTAGAAGAATTGCAGCCTGAGCTTGAGGATCAAGTACAACAAGTTTAAATAAAGAGATAATATAGATGTATAGTACTGTCAATAAAATAAGAAAATGAAGGAAATGCTATATATGGACGATGAGAGAAACCTACTAACTTACAAATATTTGGTATGCGATTGATGAAGAACAAATGTATGAAGATTAGTGATAATGGAGATATGTAAAAAGAAGCGTTACATCTATAATGGCTTATTAGGAAATGGTAAGGTTAGCGAACGGTAAGTTTATAGTCTTCAACTAACTTATATTGAAATAAAGGACTGCGCAGTATACACTGGCAGTCCTTTATAGGTGTAATTCTTTGTTAATATGTTATGATTAGAAGCAGATTACTAATTAAAGAAGGTTTAGGGTGTAATTTCCTTTATACATAATAAACTAAATGAGTAAACGGGAGTGAAATGTAGATGTCAGAAGAATTGAATGAACATATGCAGGTGCGACGCGATAAATTAGAAGTATTCTGGGAAAAGGGAATTGATCCGTTCGGGGATAAGTTTGAGCGTACTCATTTAGCGTCTGACTTAATAGAAGCATATGATCAATTTACAAAAGAAGAACTTGAAGAAAAAGCGATTGAAACAACAATAGCAGGAAGAATTATGACAAAGCGGGGGAAAGGGAAAGCTGGTTTTTCTCATGTCCAAGACTTTAGTGGACAAATTCAATTATATATTCGTACAGATAAAATTGGAGAAGAGGCATATGAGCTTTTCAACTCAGCGGATTTAGGTGATATTGTTGGAATAACTGGAACAGTTTTTAAAACAAAAGTGGGAGAGCTTTCTGTAAAAGCGTCTAAATTTCAAGTTCTAACTAAATCTTTACGTCCACTACCGGAAAAATTTCATGGACTAAAGGATGTAGAACAACGTTATCGTCAGCGTTATTTAGATCTTATTACAAATCCGCAAAGTAAAGAGACATTCATTATGCGTAGTAAAATCATTCAATCAATGCGCCGGTATTTAGATGGAGCGGGTTTTCTTGAAGTAGAAACGCCGATGATGCACGGGATTGCTGGTGGAGCTTCTGCCCGACCGTTTATTACACATCATAATGCATTAGATATGCAATTGTACATGCGTATTGCTATAGAGCTCCACTTAAAACGATTAGTAGTAGGTGGTATGGAAAAAGTATATGAAATTGGCCGTGTATTTCGTAATGAAGGAGTATCAACACGTCACAACCCAGAGTTTACTATGCTAGAATTATATGAAGCCTACGCTGATTACCATGATGTTATGGCATTAGTGGAAGAAATGGTATCCCACATTGCAAAAGAGGTAAATGGATCTACTACCATTATGTATGGAGAAGACGAAGTGAATTTAGAACCACAATGGAAAAGGGTTCATATGGTTGATGCCATTAAAGAATATACTGGTGTTGACTTCTGGGAACAGATGACCGATGAAGAAGCTAAAGCATTAGCGAAACAACATAACATTGGAATTAAAGATTCTATGACTTATGGACACATTGTTAATGAATTCTTTGAGCAACGGGTAGAAGAGGAGTTAATCCAACCAACATTTGTTTATGGACATCCTGTTGAGATATCGCCACTTGCAAAGAAAAATAAAGAAGATGAACGTTTTACAGATCGTTTTGAATTATTTATTGTTAGACGCGAGCATGCAAACGCATTTTCGGAGTTAAACGATCCAATCGATCAGCGTGAACGTTTTGAAGCACAAGTGAAAGAAAAAGAGCAAGGTAATGATGAAGCACATGAAATGGATGAAGATTTCTTAGAAGCGTTGGAGTATGGCATGCCTCCAACAGGTGGATTAGGAATTGGTATTGATCGTTTAGTAATGCTTTTAACAAACGCTCCTTCTATTCGTGATGTGTTATTGTTTCCTCAAATGCGAAACCGTGGTGAATAATAAACTAGTAGTACTTTTAAAAACCTTGCAGCCACATAATTGCGAGGTTTTTAAATATTTTTATAGTCAATCATAATAATAGGATTGCATTTCAATCATAATAATGATATATTAATTGCTGTTGTACAGAACGTAATCAGCGGAGAGAAATTATTTGTTGACAATATATCTGGACAATGGTATATTGATCAGGTCGCTACTTTTCGACTGAAGAATAGCAAACGAAAATTATTATAAAAAATTCTTGACTTTAATCAAATAGTTTTATATAATATAAAAGCTGTCGAAAACAACAGCAAAATAAATTGATCTTTGAAAACTGAACGAAACACACAGTATGTTAAGTAAGTAGAAACAACAAGCTAGTTAAGTATTTGAGCAGCAAGCTCGCATTTTATGGAGAGTTTGATCTTGGCTCAGGACGAACGCTGGCGGCGTGCCTAATACATGCAAGTCGAGCGCATGAAATAAGTGAATCCCTTCGGGGTGAAACTTATGGATTGAGCGGCGGACGGGTGAGTAACACGTGGGCAACCTGCCTGTAAGACTGGGATAACTCCGGGAAACCGGGGCTAATACCGGATAACACTTTTCTTTACCTAAAGGGAAGTTGAAAGGCGGCTCTTTGAGCTGTCACTTACAGATGGGCCCGCGGCGCATTAGCTAGTTGGTAGGGTAATGGCCTACCAAGGCGACGATGCGTAGCCGACCTGAGAGGGTGATCGGCCACACTGGGACTGAGACACGGCCCAGACTCCTACGGGAGGCAGCAGTAGGGAATCTTCCGCAATGGACGAAAGTCTGACGGAGCAACGCCGCGTGAACGATGAAGGTTTTCGGATCGTAAAGTTCTGTTGTTAGGGAAGAACAAGTACCGTTCTAACAGGACGGTACCTTGACGGTACCTAACGAGGAAGCCCCGGCTAACTACGTGCCAGCAGCCGCGGTAATACGTAGGGGGCAAGCGTTGTCCGGAATTATTGGGCGTAAAGCGCGCGCAGGCGGTTCTTTAAGTCTGATGTGAAATCTTGTGGCTCAACCACAAGCGGTCATTGGAAACTGGGGAACTTGAGTACAGAAGAGGAGAGTGGAATTCCACGTGTAGCGGTGAAATGCGTAGATATGTGGAGGAACACCAGTGGCGAAGGCGACTCTCTGGTCTGTAACTGACGCTGAGGCGCGAAAGCGTGGGGAGCAAACAGGATTAGATACCCTGGTAGTCCACGCCGTAAACGATGAGTGCTAGGTGTTAGGGGGTTTCCGCCCCTTAGTGCTGCAGCTAACGCATTAAGCACTCCGCCTGGGGAGTACGGCCGCAAGGCTGAAACTCAAAAGAATTGACGGGGACCCGCACAAGCGGTGGAGCATGTGGTTTAATTCGAAGCAACGCGAAGAACCTTACCAGGTCTTGACATCCGCTGCCAACCCTAGAGATAGGGCGTTCCCTTCGGGGACAGCGTGACAGGTGGTGCATGGTTGTCGTCAGCTCGTGTCGTGAGATGTTGGGTTAAGTCCCGCAACGAGCGCAACCCTTGATTTTAGTTGCCAGCATTTAGTTGGGCACTCTAAAGTGACTGCCGGTGATAAACCGGAGGAAGGTGGGGATGACGTCAAATCATCATGCCCCTTATGACCTGGGCTACACACGTGCTACAATGGATGGTACAAAGGGCAGCGAAGCCGCGAGGTGAAGCAAATCCCATAAAACCATTCTCAGTTCGGATTGTAGGCTGCAACTCGCCTACATGAAGCCGGAATCGCTAGTAATCGCGGATCAGCATGCCGCGGTGAATACGTTCCCGGGTCTTGTACACACCGCCCGTCACACCACGAGAGTTAGCAAC
The nucleotide sequence above comes from Paraliobacillus zengyii. Encoded proteins:
- the hslO gene encoding Hsp33 family molecular chaperone HslO, yielding MDYLIKATAFQGTVRAYAIQSTETVEEARKRHDTWATASAALGRTITISTMMGAMLKGEDKLTVKVEGDGPVGPIVVDSNSKGEVRGYITNPHVDFDLNNKGKLDVARAVGTSGNISVVKDLGLKDFFTGQVPIVSGEIGEDFTYYFANSEQVPSAVGAGVLVNPDHSILAAGGFIIQVMPGATDETIGGIETKISTIDPISTLIRQGRTPEEILALILGEENMKTHERMSVQFTCSCSVDRIKNAIKSLGNQEIDQMIEEDGGAEAVCHFCNEQYQLDVDDLNALKQV
- a CDS encoding peptidylprolyl isomerase produces the protein MTRKLLLGMIVLLLVTNIVTIAIWMIDRNDNEDEEFTVDFDQNEPVATIGQDEITYGEWINHLEKAYGREALEEEINEKVIRQLAEEKNISINEEVVELELSLLFTMEGILSEAEVEEKEEEWSESIRNRLYLEELITEDMEITDQELQTYYDQYRDQYQFSQTIQLSHIVVSDQTTANKVIDELDAGASFTSLAREYTVDEETRNDGGYLGYYTETSSFLPSAYYDQAMSMQEHTYSEPFIVDGGVAILYLHRELAEIDLSYDALKDHLRREVALEKMEVSPSAASLWNELEIEWIYE
- the cysK gene encoding cysteine synthase A translates to MKIAQSISELIGNTPIVKLNRTGNQGDAEIYVKLEFMNPGSSVKDRIALAMIEAAEESGELTPDKTIVEPTSGNTGIGLAMVAAIKGYKAILVMPDTMSMERRNLLRAYGAELVLTPGADGMKGAIKKAEELQEVNGYFMPQQFNNAANPAVHERTTGKEIVEQMGDQLDAFISGIGTGGTITGAGKVLKEKYKDISIVAVEPEGSAILSGGTPGPHKIQGIGAGFVPEVLNTEVYDEIVTVSNEDAYATAREVARTEGLLGGVSSGAAIHAAKQVAKKLGKGKKVLAVIPSNGERYLSTPLYQFDEE
- the folP gene encoding dihydropteroate synthase; translated protein: MYRNIKTRHGNINLDKKTVVMGILNVTPDSFSDGGKHDQRDRAVQHAIAMERAGADIIDIGGESTRPGHEPVSEEEEIARVIPIIKKIREQVSVPISIDTFKAETAKQAISAGADIINDIWGAKREPEIAEVAATHKVPIILMHNRADHVYTSLIENVLDDLRESINIALNKGVLQEQIILDPGIGFAKNAVQNMEVIRHLEQLLTLDYPLLLGTSRKSIIGKTLDLPTDQRDVGTGATTCFGITKGVDIVRVHNVEMTVQLTKMMDAMIGKGGKVDG
- the folB gene encoding dihydroneopterin aldolase — encoded protein: MDKIYLHKLAFYGYHGVFAEENKLGQRYYVDLELEIDLQKAGKSDQIEDSIDYGHVYQITKEIVEGKAYRLVEAVAENISERLLQTFDQLAACRVKVDKPDPPIPGHYQAVAVEIYREQTK
- the folK gene encoding 2-amino-4-hydroxy-6-hydroxymethyldihydropteridine diphosphokinase → MKVAYIALGSNIEPRYSYLKKAIKELEQIAKVVVLNKSDVYETVPVGYTDQANFLNMVIEIETSLSAFNLLDSCQAVEGKLGRNRDIRWGPRTIDLDILLYNKENMKTDKLIIPHPRMHERAFVLVPLQDVNPNIHIQSINKDVSRILNDLPTEEKRGVIKWIPCTGEEE
- a CDS encoding helix-turn-helix domain-containing protein, translated to MDSMHWGRRIKAFRKLKGYTQIQFAKKVGVSVSVMGEIERGMRNPPHDFLVKATQILEISLEELQPELEDQVQQV
- the lysS gene encoding lysine--tRNA ligase, which translates into the protein MSEELNEHMQVRRDKLEVFWEKGIDPFGDKFERTHLASDLIEAYDQFTKEELEEKAIETTIAGRIMTKRGKGKAGFSHVQDFSGQIQLYIRTDKIGEEAYELFNSADLGDIVGITGTVFKTKVGELSVKASKFQVLTKSLRPLPEKFHGLKDVEQRYRQRYLDLITNPQSKETFIMRSKIIQSMRRYLDGAGFLEVETPMMHGIAGGASARPFITHHNALDMQLYMRIAIELHLKRLVVGGMEKVYEIGRVFRNEGVSTRHNPEFTMLELYEAYADYHDVMALVEEMVSHIAKEVNGSTTIMYGEDEVNLEPQWKRVHMVDAIKEYTGVDFWEQMTDEEAKALAKQHNIGIKDSMTYGHIVNEFFEQRVEEELIQPTFVYGHPVEISPLAKKNKEDERFTDRFELFIVRREHANAFSELNDPIDQRERFEAQVKEKEQGNDEAHEMDEDFLEALEYGMPPTGGLGIGIDRLVMLLTNAPSIRDVLLFPQMRNRGE